Sequence from the Thermoanaerobaculia bacterium genome:
CCTTGTCGGAGCCGGTGCCGGCGAACTGGTGGTCGCCGACTCGACATCCATCAATCTCTACAAGGCCCTGAGCGCCGCGTTGGACCTCGCGCGCGCCACCTCACCCGAGCGCCGCGTCGTACTCTCCGAGCGCAGCAACTTCCCCACCGACCTCTACGTCGCTGCGTCTCTTTCGGGCGAGCGCGGATTCGACCTCGTGCTCGTCGCAGAGAACGAGCTTCTCGCGCAGCTCGACCGGCGTGTCGCCGTGCTGCTCCTCACCCACGTCAACTATCGCACCGGCCGCATGCACGACCTCGGCGCGACGACCGCCGCCGCCCACGCCGCCGGTGCCGTCACGGTCTGGGACCTGGCACACTCGGCCGGCGCCGTGCCGGTCGATCTCGACGGCAGCGCGGCCGACTTCGCGGTCGGTTGCGGCTACAAGTACCTCAACGGCGGGCCGGGAGCTCCGGCTTTCGTCTGGGCGCACCCGCGGCACGTCGAGCGCGTCCAGCAGCCGCTCCAGGGCTGGTTCGGCCACGCCGCCCCGTTCGACTTTGCGCCCGGCTACCGGCCCGCGGCGGGCATCGCCCGATTCCAGTGCGGCACCCCGCCGGTACTTCAGCTGGCGGCGCTCGAATGCGGCGTGGACACGGTTCTCGCGGCGCAGCCGCTCGGCGGCGTCCCGGCGCTGCGCGCCAAGTCGTTGGCGCTCGCCGAGAGCTTCATCGTCGGCGTCGAGAGCCGTTGCGCCGGGCTGGGCTTCGAGCTCGTCTCGCCGCGCGACGGCGCCC
This genomic interval carries:
- the kynU gene encoding kynureninase, coding for MTRDRARALDAQDPLAALRDQFDLPPGLIYLDGNSLGALPRTTAARLREVTEVEWGEGLVRSWNRAGWIELAQRVGDKIGHLVGAGAGELVVADSTSINLYKALSAALDLARATSPERRVVLSERSNFPTDLYVAASLSGERGFDLVLVAENELLAQLDRRVAVLLLTHVNYRTGRMHDLGATTAAAHAAGAVTVWDLAHSAGAVPVDLDGSAADFAVGCGYKYLNGGPGAPAFVWAHPRHVERVQQPLQGWFGHAAPFDFAPGYRPAAGIARFQCGTPPVLQLAALECGVDTVLAAQPLGGVPALRAKSLALAESFIVGVESRCAGLGFELVSPRDGALRGSQVSYRFTGDGYAVMQALAARGVIGDFRGGSPA